A window of the Podospora bellae-mahoneyi strain CBS 112042 chromosome 6, whole genome shotgun sequence genome harbors these coding sequences:
- a CDS encoding hypothetical protein (COG:K; EggNog:ENOG503P1H6), producing MPRQHLTPNACLVCRKKRTKCDGQIPCRRCRSRGEDCSYEDKKWRTKDHLRSEIERLRAEQRQGEAVIQALVDNKPDQWEVVQDRMRADESPDAIAEWIRSLRGLPDSSQTHRGLFGSTPASGLNNFIPTPFQSQFNPTMPGIGSVPTGSFPEAGSDVLDAFTTNNGPGNVGNGGTNICHVTSAMEGASRPSFSADLVAPGDRISLQKHGTFVCPSLSPTDNSSHTMNHPLDMAGPAACRLVPNLTPYGPPVRIWTTVTSDKHLVQRLLSRFFSGLFPCLSLISYAQFIHDFEEGTARYCSEALVNAILGTACRLFNATSQLISRISFGDAFVGEAKRLLAAEDSHVNLPSIQALAILALGEMSQGNDEEAETLLRESVRALVHLVLEARDLDGKENEDFRVVRALAYCGVFSLMRFLRLLTGDLEPKVGPLFIRLQPNSASLDEDTPQTRVERGIALQTQFFAELRFCPPSSRFIFEVMETAHTFLSYNYSRAMTASDLESAYDRCVCSYRQFLESLAPASSPSQDTLLAQIWYHFCMLSLMRPFVSNSNNLVDGTTPKLSGGARPSVICHRASEAIISLTGTYQARNFIAYLPPLLPYMVFTAVLFELTLTASPVLCQQGLTDSPSSLSPLIGYQSPIQAASKPGTRWSQLPQASAPRPGFCSSDSEPVSPASTRQANQTTHRRASGVSTISTGFSSSEQSRRPSGCSFLSGTPLDQDEISTSDTESDLFPVFSSQPSDLVTVGSLQLASLSARHLGAAEASRLLRGLGNIRDVAEVRLNLAALTASLPFPAVEFGTSILLTGLGLQKVPVASVVPGASTFCGGLSPMSVPKVESTKSLTGDVSSAQLPTSLQQAPGP from the exons ATGCCTAGGCAACATCTCACCCCAAACGCTTGTTTGGTATGCCGCAAAAAGAGAACCAAA TGTGATGGACAGATACCATGTCGCCGATGCAGGTCAAGGGGCGAGGACTGCTCCTACGAGGATAAGAAATGGAGGACCAAAGACCACCTTCGATCCGAAATTGAAAGGCTGAGGGCAGAGCAGCGGCAAGGCGAGGCAGTTATCCAAGCACTTGTTGACAACAAGCCGGACCAGTGGGAAGTAGTTCAGGACCGCATGCGCGCCGATGAATCCCCCGATGCCATTGCAGAATGGATTCGCTCACTGAGAGGTTTGCCGGATTCTTCACAGACTCACCGGGGTCTATTTGGGAGTACGCCTGCCAGTGGGCTAAACAACTTTATACCCACACCCTTCCAGTCACAATTCAACCCAACGATGCCCGGAATAGGGAGTGTGCCTACCGGCAGCTTCCCAGAAGCAGGATCGGATGTCCTTGATGCATTCACTACGAATAATGGGCCAGGCAACGTCGGGAACGGCGGTACCAACATATGTCACGTCACCAGCGCCATGGAGGGAGCTTCTCGTCCAAGTTTTTCCGCTGACTTGGTCGCTCCTGGAGATCGTATATCATTGCAAAAACACGGGACCTTTGTTTGCCCGTCCCTGTCGCCCACAGACAACTCCTCCCATACCATGAACCACCCACTGGACATGGCTGGACCCGCGGCTTGTCGTCTTGTTCCGAATCTAACCCCCTATGGGCCTCCTGTTCGGATCTGGACTACTGTTACATCTGATAAGCATCTTGTCCAGCGACTCCTTTCGAGATTCTTCTCGGGACTCTTTCCGTGCTTGTCATTGATATCATACGCGCAATTCATTCATGATTTTGAAGAGGGCACTGCGCGGTACTGCTCAGAAGCGCTTGTGAACGCCATCCTCGGCACAGCATGTAGGCTCTTCAACGCAACATCTCAGCTCATTTCGAGGATCAGCTTCGGCGACGCCTTTGTGGGTGAGGCAAAGAGGCTGCTAGCGGCTGAGGATAGCCACGTGAATCTCCCGAGCATACAAGCTCTCGCCATCCTTgctttgggggagatgagCCAAGGGAACGATGAAGAGGCCGAAACCCTCCTCCGGGAGTCGGTAAGGGCGTTAGTTCATCTTGTCTTGGAAGCTCGTGATCTGGACGGGAAGGAAAACGAGGATTTCAGAGTAGTGCGAGCACTGGCATACTGTGGTGTATTTTCTCTCATGAG GTTCCTTCGCCTCTTGACGGGAGATCTCGAGCCGAAAGTTGGGCCGTTGTTCATCCGACTTCAGCCTAATTCCGCGAGTCTTGACGAGGATACGCCCCAAACACGAGTGGAGCGAG GCATCGCGCTCCAGACGCAGTTCTTTGCCGAGTTGCGGTTTTGTCCGCCATCATCGAGGTTTATCTTTGAGGTCATGGAGACAGCACACACCTTTCTGTCTTATAATTACTCTCGAGCCATGACCGCCAGTGATCTCGAGAGTGCATACGACAGATGTGTGTGCTCATATCGCCAGTTTCTAGAATCATTAGCGCCAGCCTCCAGTCCCTCACAGGACACACTGCTCGCACA GATTTGGTACCATTTCTGCATGCTCAGTTTGATGCGGCCCTTTGTCTCGAACTCGAATAACCTCGTGGATGGCACCACCCCGAAACTGTCTGGTGGTGCCAGGCCCAGTGTCATATGTCACCGAGCTTCAGAAGCCATCATTTCGCTCACTGGCACTTACCAAGCCCGGAACTTCATTGCATATCTGCCACCCTTGTTACCGTATATGGTCTTCACTGCCGTCCTGTTTGAGCTCACGTTGACGGCCAGCCCGGTTTTGTGTCAGCAAGGCCTCACTGATTCTCCGTCAAGTTTGTCTCCGCTTATTGGATATCAGTCACCCATACAGGCCGCCTCCAAGCCAGGGACCCGTTGGTCTCAACTGCCTCAGGCATCAGCTCCGCGTCCAGGATTTTGTTCGTCCGACTCTGAGCCTGTATCCCCAGCGTCTACCAGACAGGCCAACCAGACTACCCACCGCCGGGCGTCCGGTGTCTCGACTATCTCCACCGGATTTTCAAGTAGCGAGCAGAGCAGGCGGCCGAGTGGCTGTAGTTTTCTTTCTGGCACGCCACTTGACCAGGACGAGATATCGACATCGGATACAGAGTCAGACCTATTCCCCGTGTTTTCGTCGCAACCTTCGGATCTTGTTACCGTCGGCTCACTGCAGTTAGCATCCTTGAGCGCCCGCCATCTTGGTGCCGCTGAGGCTTCTCGCCTACTCCGGGGGTTGGGGAACATTCGAGACGTCGCCGAAGTCAGGCTCAACCTAGCTGCACTCACCGCTTCACTGCCATTTCCAGCTGTTGAATTCGGAACTTCTATCCTACTTACCGGCCTTGGACTTCAGAAAGTGCCGGTTGCCAGCGTGGTCCCGGGCGCTTCGACATTTTGTGGAGGGTTGAGTCCTATGTCGGTCCCAAAAGTCGAGTCTACTAAATCACTCACCGGTGACGTGTCTTCAGCCCAACTACCTACATCTCTGCAACAGGCACCTGGGCCATGA
- a CDS encoding hypothetical protein (EggNog:ENOG503P3R7; COG:O), whose product MFRNRIIRPSFLEADAQLLEHFILLDDVVIVMHPLAQSDNWNIYDRFTALAARYRDRFTFLIGPSVTESRSAAVICYNNLDDVKHVATDTQTTQALEDFVILCAEPLIPELTIINKAEYISTGKSVLHYFASTEAEKEAYRAEIRPLAKKYSGKLKFIIRDLNEYSDLLGGSGGATDLTTALVLENSAAGALYPFPGSVKLMADDVERHLIDIGSGKLQPANRSPGKEQHESGHDEL is encoded by the exons ATGTTTCGGAATCGTATCATCcgtccttccttcctcgaGGCCGACGCTCAACTGCTAGAGCATTTTATCCTGTTGGATGACGTTGTCATAGTCATGCACCCTCTTGCCCAGTCTGACAACTGGAATATATATGACCGCTTCACTGCCCTGGCAGCCAGGTATAGGGACCGGTTCACCTTTCTGATAGGTCCATCTGTTACAGAGAGCCgctccgccgccgtcatctGCTACAACAATCTCGACGATGTGAAGCATGTGGCTACCGATACCCAGACCACTCAGGCCCTGGAGGACTTTGTCATTTTGTGTGCGGAGCCCCTCATCCCCGAACTGACCATAATCAACAAGGCCGAATACATCTCG ACAGGGAAAAGCGTTCTCCACTATTTTGCCAGCACAGAGGCAGAAAAGGAGGCGTACAGGGCGGAAATACGGCCCTTGGCGAAGAAATACTCTGGCAAATTGAAGTTTATCATCAGGGACTTGAATGAATATTCTGATTTGTTGGGTGGGAGCGGAGGAGCAACAGACTTGACAACGGCATTGGTACTCGAAAATTCCGCAGCTGGTGCTTTGTATCCTTTTCCAGGGAGTGTCAAACTCATGGCAGATGACGTAGAGAGACATCTGATCGACATCGGCAGCGGCAAATTGCAACCCGCAAACAGAAGCCCTGGCAAGGAGCAACATGAATCAGGACATGACGAGCTTTGA